In Syntrophomonas wolfei subsp. wolfei str. Goettingen G311, a single window of DNA contains:
- the acpP gene encoding acyl carrier protein — MNVFEELKKIIVEIKDIPEDEIQLESKFAEDLEADSLDIVEMLMLLEEKFEIQIPEEEAAKLKTVKNVVDYVEAKLQ; from the coding sequence GTGAACGTATTTGAGGAACTGAAAAAGATTATTGTGGAGATCAAGGATATTCCCGAGGACGAAATCCAGCTCGAATCAAAATTTGCTGAGGATCTGGAGGCTGATTCCCTGGATATCGTAGAAATGCTGATGCTGCTGGAAGAGAAATTTGAAATCCAGATTCCCGAAGAAGAAGCAGCCAAACTGAAAACCGTTAAAAATGTGGTGGATTACGTAGAAGCAAAGTTGCAGTAA